The Haloprofundus salinisoli region CCGAGGAGACGGACGCGCCGATTCTCGACTACCTCTCGGCGTTTCGCTACGCGCTCGCCGGAGAGTTCGCGGCGACCAGCGACGTCGCCCGTCGGCTCCGCGTCCAGCGGACGTGGGGGCTGGAGGTGGGCACCCTCGGCGGCGCGTTCTCGCTCACCGGGTTCGACGGCAGCGCACAGGTCGACCTGGGGGCGTACGAACACGACCACCGGGCGGTCGGCGGCCCGACCGGCCTCTCGGAGATGAGTCGGTCGGTCGGCGCGGCGCTGCTGCGAGCGGTCGAAGACCACGGCGTCGCCCCGACGTACGAGACGCTCCCGGAGCGATACGCCGAGACCGCTCGTCGGTTCGTCCGCCAGTACGCCGTCGACGCAGCGTTCAACGGCCTCGACTACGACCGCAGCGACGAGTACGAGCAGGTCGAGCGATACACCGAAGCAGTCGCCGTACCCGACGACGACGACCGGCTACCAGCGTGGGTAGACGCCCCGATCTCGGCGTCGACCGTCGCGGAGCTCGCGGAGGCGGATCTTCGGGAGGCGACTGACGGAGCAGCTGCCGAGCGAGGGGTGGGCCGATGAGCCGCACCTACGACGACCTCGCGGGCGTCGTCGACCTCTTCGGCGCGCTGACGCACGCGGAGCTCGAATCCGCGCTCGACGAGCTCGCGTACAAACAGGGCTCGGAGACGGACGGGGAGGCGCTCGCGGCGGCCGTCGACGCGGCCATCGAGGAGTACTATCTCGTCGAGTACGTCGCCGGCGCGGACGACCGGACCGTCGAGACGAGCGACGGCGATCAGCGCAGCGACGACGAAACGTTCGTCACGGTCGGTCCCGCGGCGTTTCCGTCGCTGCCGCAGAACGCCGAAGACCTCCCGCACATCCTCGACGTGCCGCGGCGAGAGGTCGACCGTCGAGCGCTCGGCGAGCAGGTCCGCGATCGGCTCGCCGCCGAAGTCGACGCCGCCATCGACGACGGCGACGAAGAGCGACTCGCTCAGCTGTACGACGTGACGTACGACCTCGACGCCTGGGCACCCGTCGAGACGGCCGCCATCCGCGAGCGATTCGATGCGGTTCTTCAAGACTAAGGCCGTCGAACGAGACCAAGAGACATGGATTTCAGAGGAGTGGCGCGCCACGAACCGACCGCCATCGAGGGAGCGACGCGGCAGGCGGCGGTCGTCGCACCCGTGCTACTCCGAGACGGCGACCCACACGTGCTGTTCACGAAGCGCGCCGACCACCTCGGCGAACACCCCGGGCAGATGAGCTTTCCCGGCGGGGGCCGCGAACCGAGCGACGCCGACCTGGAGGCGACGGCGCTCCGCGAGGCGCGAGAGGAGATCGGTCTCCGCCCCGACGAGGTCGACCTCGTCGGCCGACTGGACGACATCGAGACGAGCACCGACTACTCGGTGCGTCCGTTCGTCGGCCGCGTCCCCGACCGCGAGTACACGCCCGACGAGCGGGAAGTCGCCGAAATCGTCACCCTGTCGGTCGCGGACCTCACGGATCTCGACAACTACGAGTCCGAACACCGCGAACATCCGACGTACGGCCCGGTGCGAATCCACTTCTTCTACGTCGACGGCTACACTGTCTGGGGGGCGACCGGGCGGATGGTCGTCCAGCTGCTGGAGCTGACTACCGACTGGCGAGCGCCCGCCGAACCCGACCGAGTGGTCGACCCCGACGCCGACTACCCGGTCTGAGCCGCGCGGCGGTCGTCGCGGGGGAGAACGAGCGGACCGCTACCGACCGAACAGTCGCTCGAAGATGCTTCGATCGCTCGGCCGTTCGGCGAGCAGCACCGACGAGTCGATGTCGTTGAGGATGTCGAGGTTGAGCGACCCGGAGACCAGCCGCGAGAGCAGACCTCGTTCCGTCGCGCCGACGATGACGAGCGTGTGGTCTTCGGCCTCGCGGGCGATGGCGCCCTCGATGTCTCCGGAGTCGTCGACGACGAGTTCGGTGTCGTCGAGGTTGCGCTCGGCGGCCCATTCGTCGAGGAACTGCTGACCTCTCTCGCGCTCGGACGGGCTGTCGACGACGTGCAACAGACTGATCTCCGAGCCGTCGATCGAGCGGAGTTTGCGAGCGACCTCGGCGCTGAGGTCGGAGTCCGGTCCGCCCGCGGTCGGCAGGAGAATCCGCGAGGTGTCGAGTCCACGGTCCGAGAGGATGAGGAAGTCGCAGGGGAGTTTGTTCGCCAGCTCGTCGAGCGGGCGCTCGGCGCGCGCGGCGGTCCAGAGTTCGTTGGCACCCCACCCCATCAGCACCAAGTCCGCGCGAGTGCGGTCGGCGATAGCGAATATCTCCTCGAACGAACGGTGGGAGACGACTGTCGACGTCTCGCAGTCGACGTCGTGGTCGGCAACCGTCTCGCGGGCCTCGGCGAGCTGCGCTTCGGACTCGGCGGCGATGCGCTCGCGTTGGCCGATTCCGTAGCCGCGCGCCGACTGGTTGGGCGTCTGAACGATGTGGACGAGGTGGACCGTCGCCGACTCGTTCTGACTGGCGAGGGCGCAGGCCAGTTCCACGAGTCCCGACTCGGTGCGCGGGTTCGCGATGGGAACCATCAGCCGGTAGGAGTTGGTCTCCCCGAGCGTCGGGGCTGTGGCGGTGTTGATGAGCGGGACGTAGGAGCGGCCGACCAGTCCGCCGAGCGCCCACTCCCGAATCGAGAGTTGGCGGTTCGCACCCTCGAATCGGGCGGATTCGAGCCGGTGCTCGCTCGTCTGGAAGTAGTTGACGACGGTCACCAGCGCGATGCCGCCGATGGTGTTACCGAGGAGCACCGGGAGAACGAACTGGGTGAGGCCGGTGAGAACGGCGAGTTGGCCGCCGAAGACGAGATACATCATCTCGGTGAAGGAGACGACCACGTGGAACAGGCTCCCGAGCGGGACCGAGAGAAACGCCATGTAGACGATGATGAGCCGGGAGATGGTGTCGCGGGAGGCGTAGACGACCCAGACGACGCCGGCGACGATGAGACCGGCGAAGATGGCCTTGAAGAACAGGTCCCACCACGGCGTCTCCAGACCGTGTTCGGCGAGGTGCGTCGCCACCGTCGCGGCTTCCGGAGAGAAGACGCCGCTCCACGCGAGTACCGCCGCGCCGATCGCGCCGCCGGCGAAGTTGCCGGCGAGGACGATGAGCCAGTGTCTCAACAGCGCCGGGATGCTGGCGAGTCGCTCCAGCGTCAGCGCGACCGGCGGGAGCGTGTTCTCTGTGTAGAGTTGGTAGCCGCCGATGATTATGTAGATGAACCCCAGCGGGTAGAGCAACGCACCCAGTATCGACCCTTCGCCCGCCTTCGCCGACACGGAGACGTACAGCAGAAACGTGATCGTAATCGCGAACCCGGCCGCGAGCGCGCTGAAGAACAGTTCGCGGCTCCCGGAGGTGATCTCCTCGTCGGCGGCGGCGACGATGCGCTGGAACACCTCGTCCGAAGAGAACCGGTCCCGGACGACCGCGCCCGCCGCGGGCGCACCGCTTTTGGAACGGTCGACCGCCTCTCGCATCGAGTCCACCTGGTCAGAATTTTCGGGACCGGGTTCGTTCATTATCGGTGTTAATTTCTGTAGCTACAAATCGTTTTACTATCGAAACCGCCAGACAGGCCCGATATCAGTGGGACTAAACGCCACGAATAACCAATTTCAGCTCGAATCCGACCGTCGACCCGCCCGCGTCGACGGTTCGTCGAGGTGACGGTCGACGGAGAGAGTCAGTTGCGAGCCGCCCGGCAGCGGAGCGGTGCCAATACTGTCCGGAACGGAATCCTTTTGGGAGCCACGGCGCTACTCCGAGCACATGGTCGCACAGACGATGGATCGAGTTCCGCGACGATGAATCGACGCTTCTGACTAGCAGCCGCCCCGGAGTGAAACGATGAAGGCACTAACCGACGAGTCTGTACTCTCGCACGCTGGTATCGACGCCGTCGCACTGAAACCCGCCGAGTGCGACGTGCGCCGAGCCGCCGACCTCCCGGCGGCGACGGTCGCAATCGACTACGAAGGGGTCGACCACCTCCCCGAGGCCGACGTCCTCGAAACGCTCGCCGAGACGGCCGAGGTCCGACTCACGACGCCGGTTCGCGCCGACGGCTTCGACCCCCTCGGCGACGACTCGCGCGTCGACGACCTCCCGGAAAGCGTCGGGCGCGTGCTCGTCGCCGGCCACGCCGCCTACCTCACCGAGGACGAGCGACGCAGAGCCGTCGCCCCCCGACTGAAGGCCGCGCGCGAAACCGCATCCGACGCGTGGGTCGGCACCGAAGGAATCGAACGCGTCGCGCTCGCCGCCGGCGGGACGCAGTACGAACTGCTCTCGCGGACGACCGACCGCGACGTACGGGCGCTACGTGCGGCGGGCTACGACGGCGAAATCGCGCTGTACGCACCGACCGTCCTGGCCGACGACGAGGGCGAGATTCTCGACGCCGTCGGCGGCTACGTCGCCCGCCGCCGCCCCGTCGCCCGGGCGCTACCCGACGGGTGTGCGACGGATTCGCGCGCGAAGGGACGCGCCAGAGACGTACTGTCGAAGGCGAGTCGGGACTACGCGCTCGTCGGCACGCCCGAAACAGTCCGCGAGCGAGTCGCCGCGCTCGAATCACTGGGCGTCGACACCGTCGTCGGCTACCCCGCCCGCGGCATCGACGAGTTCCTGTAACGCCCGCCTCTCTACTCGCCTCGTTTCCGGCGGACGAACCGCTAAGTGCAGTGACCGTGAGTTCCGGATATGGCCCCTCACACCGCCGAACTCGGCCGACTCGTCGACCGACTCGTCCCCCGCCCGTCGGAGGCGCGCCGCTGATGCGCGTCGCCGTCGTCGGCGGGGGCGCGGTCGGTCTCACCGCTGCGTACGACCTCGTAACCCGCAACGCCGACGTGACGGTTTTCGAGCGCGGCGAGTACGACCGCGACCCGTCGTCGCCCGCAGACGGCAGCTCGGCGCGCGCGGCGGGCGTGCTCTACGACGCCTACGCCGAGGACATCGACGCGGGGATCGGCGACCGGGCGCTGGAGCGTTTCCGCGAGTTTTCGGGCGAGGACGGCTTCGAGTTCCGGGAGTGCCCGTACGTGATCGCCGTGCGCGAGGGCGACGAGACGGCGGCCGAGGCGATGGCGGCGAGCGTCGACCGGATGCGCGTCCACGGGCGGGCGGTGTCGACTGTCTCACCCGAAGAACTCGGCGACCGGTTCCCGCTCCTGACCGACGACCTGCTCGCGGCCGCCGTCGCCGAGAACGCCGGGTGGACCGACCCGGCGAGTTACGTCGCGGCGATGGCGGCGAAAGCCCGACGCGAGGGCGTCGCGTTCGAGACGGGTCGGCCGGTGGGAGTCAGCGTCGACCCGCCCGGCGTCGCCGTCGACGAGGGGGCGACGAAGCGGTTCGACGCCGTCCTCGTCGCCGCCGGCGCGCACACGAAGCGGGTGTTCGCGGAAGCGAGCGTCTCGGTACCGCTGAAACCGTACCGGGTGCAGGCGCTGACCGGACGCCGGACGTACGACGGACCGATGGTGTACGACGCGACGGCGGGCGTCTACCTCCGACCGCATCCGACCGGGCTACTCGCCGGCGACGGAACCGTGCCTCTCGAAGCGGACCCCGACCGCTGGAAACGCGACGCCGACGACTGGTTCGTCGACGACATCCGGGCCGCACTCGACGAGCGGGTCGGCTACGACCCCGACGTCGAGCGGGCGTGGGCGGGACTCTGCACGGCGACGCCCGACGGCGACCCGCTGCTCGGGGAGCTCGGAAGCGGCGTGTTCGTCGCCGCCGGGTGGCAGGGCCACGGCTTCATGCGCGCGCCGGCGACCGGCGAGGTGATTGCGCGGCAGATTCTCGGAGAAACAGCGGGCATCGCGCCGTTCGACCCGGCGCGGTTTTCCGGCGACGAGGAGTTCGAGATTCGGGACGGGATGGCGCTGGACTGACGGCGTCGAGAGAGCGTCGTTTCAGTCGCGCGTCTCGTCTTCCTCGTCGCGCGTCTCGTCTTCCTCGTCGCGGCTCTCCGCCTGTTCGACGAACTCGTCGTCGAGTTCGTCCATCGACTCGTCTGTCGGTTGGCCCGCCGCCTCGGCGGGTTCGGCTCTGGCGTTCGGGTCGTCGGTGGTCGCTTCTTCGTCGAGCATCGACTCGGTGGAGGCGGACGCGTCGGTCCCTTCTGCGGCCGCGTCCTCGCCCTCGTCCGCGGTGTCCTCCTCGCCGCTCGCGCCGTCTTCCTCGGCCGAGTGCGCGGTCGCCGCTTCCTGGGCTTCCTCCTCGGTCGGTTGCTCTTCGACGACGCTCGTCTCGCCGCCGGCCGCGTCGGCGTCGACGCCCGTGGTCTCCGCCGCTTCGGTCTCGCTTTCCTCCTCGACGGCGACGTTCTTTCCGCCCTCGGTTTTGGGGATATAGACGCGGAGGGTGCCGTGTTTCGTCACCGTCGCCGTCGCGGCCTCCGCGTCGACGGAGGCGTCGCCGGGGAGTTTCGCCTTCCCGTTGAGCGAGAGGCCACGGCCGGGAAAGCGCATCTCGAAGCCGTCGTGGAAGTCGCGGAATCGGTCGATTCGCACTTGAATCTCGGTGTCGACGAAGCGGACCTGGATGTCGCTCTTGCTCGCGCCGGCCGCGTCGAACACGACGAGATAGCTGTCGTCGCTCTCCAAGAGGTCGTACGAGAGCGGTTTCCGCTCCTGGACGTGCCCGAGTCCGCGGCCGACGCGTTCGACCACCGCGTTAGCCACCGACTCGCCGAGTTCTCGCAGGTCGTTCATAGTTCGATGGCTTCGAGACAGTCGGTCTGCTGGCAGTACGGACAGACGAAGTCGTCGACGCCGACGTCGTCGGACATATCGTACGTGTAGTGAAGTTCGAACATGTCCATCTCACAGTCGGGACTGGTACAGGCTACTTCGAGCGTCGCGGGCATGGTGACAGATAGCGGTCCCATCCAAATAAACGCGCTGGGTAACAACAAGCCGACGTCGGCGTGATATGGGCGTCGGTTATAAGAGTACTGAGAGAGTACAGGTCAGATAGCTATACACTACATGAACGATGGGTATCGATCTCCCGAGCGCGTGTACAGCGCTATCTTCGACGCACACGCCCAGGAATCGGGGGACCGAAGTTGGTTCGTCGAAGCCGAGGTGAGCGGACAGTCGTTGCACGTCGTCGACTGCACCCCGATAGCGGAGCGGTTCGGAGTTTCGCCTCATCGGACCGACACCGTCGCCGCCCTCGTCTCGTTTTTGGCCGATCTTGGCGGCCGAAACGCCGTCGGATTCGACTTCCCGTTCGGCCTCCCGAAGGCGGTGATTCCCGAGCGACGGTGGCGTCGGTTCGTCGACCAACTCCCCGACTGGTTCTCCAGTCCCGAAGACATGGCCAAGCGGTGTCGGATGCACGCCCGCCTCGTCACCGACGGCGCGGAGACGAACGTCCTCCGCGCGACGGAGGAGCCGTTGAGCGCCGTCACCGCCTACGACGAACGGCTCTGCACGGAGACGTTCTACGGCATTCGAGACGTCCTCCGTCCGCTCGTGCTGACGGACACCGCGCGAGTCGTCCCGATGCAACTCCCGAGCGAGGACCTGCCGCTGGTGCTGGAGACGTATCCGGCGGGGACGCTCGACGCACTTCGGTGTCAGACGCCCGAAGGGGACCGCCCCGGCGACGGCCCGCCGCCGGCGCTCGTCCTCGATAGTCTCTCCGACCGCTCGGTCGAGTTCCCCTCATCGGTCCGCGAACGCGTCCTCGACGGCGACGACAACGCGCTCGAAGCGGTCGTCGCCGCCTTCGCGACGTTCCGAAACGCGGTCGACCCCACGAACCTCCGGATGACCGACGAACTCCCGTCGGTCGAGGGCTACATCTACGTCTGAACGGTCCGGAACCGCACCGTTTTACCCGTCGACCGACAACCCCGGCCTATGACCGACCCCGCCGACCTCGAAGTGACGCTCGTCGACGGGTACGTCGACGAACCGGCGCACTTCGGCGTGCCGCCGTACATCTCGACGTACCCGCGCTTTACCGCCGGTGCGATGGTCGACGCCGGGGTGCCCGAAGAGCAGATAACCTACCACACTATCGACGAGCTCCGCGAGGACAGACAGAAGTGGGCCGACGTCGCCGACGCGGACCTGTTCGTCTACATCGGCGGGATGACCGTCCCCGGCAGCTACGTCGGCGGGACGCCCGCCGAACCCGACGAGGTGAAGGAACTGGCGTGGACCGCCGACGGGGCGACGCTGATGGGCGGGCCCATCCGCTTCGGCGTCGGCGAGGAGAACGCCGGCGGGCAGGAGATGGAGCGCAAGGACCTCGACTACGACTTCGTCGCCAAGGGCGACGTCGAGGCGGCCGCCTACGACCTCGTCGACAGCGGCCTCGAAGGGTTCGGCAACCGGATGCGCGACAACGAGGAGCTCGACCGCTGGGCGGCCAAGGGCGCGTTCGTCGTCGAACAGCACCCCAACCACCCCGAGTACCTCATCTGCGAAATGGAGACCTCCCGGGGCTGCGCCTACCGGTGTTCGTTCTGCACGGAGCCGCTGTACGGCAACCCGGCGTTCCGGACCGCCGACTCGGTCGTCAGGGAGGTCGAGAATCTCTACGACCGCGGCGCGCGGCACTTCCGTCTCGGTCGACAGGCCGACATCCTCGCGTTCGGCGGCGACGGCGAAGCGCCGAATCCCGACGCTCTCCGCCGCCTCTACGGTGGTATTCGCGAGGTAGCACCCGACCTGGGGACGCTCCACCTCGACAATATGAACCCCATCACCATCGCCCGGTGGCCCGAGGAGTCCAGAGAGTGCATCCGCATCATCGCCGAGCACAATACACCGGGCGATACGGCCGCGTTCGGCCTCGAATCGGCCGACCCGGTGGTACAGGAGGAGAACAACCTCAACGTGAGCGCCGACGAATGTTTCGAGGCGGTGAAAATCGTCAACGAGGAGGCCGGCTGGCGACCGGGCGAGGACCCCGCCGACGCGCCGACGTTCGGGGACAACGGGACGTCGCGCGTCTCGAACGACGGCGGGAGTCGCCTGCCCAAGCTCCTCCCGGGTATCAACCTCCTCCACGGATTGATGGGCGAGCGCGAGGAGACGTTCGCGCACAACAAGCGCTTTCTCCAGCGGGTGTACGACGAGGGGCTGATGGTCCGCCGCATCAACATCCGGCAGGTGATGGCGTTCGACGGCACCGAGATGTCGTCGACCGGCTCGCAGATTGCGAAGGACCACAAGAAGCTGTTCAAGAAGTACAAACAGGAGGTCAGAGAGGAGATAGACCGGCCGATGCTCAAGCGGGTCGCGCCGCCCGGGACGGTCCTCGAAAACGTCCACCTCGAATACCACCAGGACGGCACGACGTTCGGCCGCCAGCTCGGTACGTATCCCCTCTTGGTCGGCGTCCCCGGCGAACGCGAACTCGGCCGGACCATCGACGCGGCCGTCGTCGACTACGGCTACCGCTCGGTGACGGGCGTGCCGCACCCGCTCGACGTCAACGGCGCGTCGATGGACGAGCTGACGGCGATTCCGGGTCTCGGCAAGTCGAAGGCGGGCGACATAATCGTCAACCGACCGTACGACTCCGCCGACGAGGTGGACGACGTTCTCGCCAAGTTCGCCTGCGTCGGCGGCGACGGCAGCGGGGACGTGAGCAGCGCCGACTGATGCGGGAGAGAGTTCGCCGGGTCTCCGCTCCCGTCGCCACCCGCGCGCCGACCGGCGCGACGAACGCGTACCTCGTCGGCGACAGAGCGGCCCTCTTGGTCGACCCCGCCGCGCGGACCGACGAACTCGACGCGCTCGTCGCCGGGGCGACCGTCGAACACGTCGCCGTCACGCACACCCACCTCGACCACGTCGGCGCGGTCGCCGACTACGCCGCCGAGACGGGCGCGACGGTCTGGGCGCGACGCTGGCGAGAAGAGCGATTCGAGCGAGCGACCGGCGTCGAGCCGGACCGCACGTTCGTCGAAGGGACGGAAATCGACACCGACGCGGGAGCGGTCACGATTTTCGACACGCCCGGCCACGCCGTCGACCACGTCGCGTTCGGCGTCGGCGACGGAGTTCTGTGTGGGGATTTGGCCGTGGCGGAGGGGAGCGTCGTCGTCGGCGCGCCCGAGGGCGACATGCGAGCGTATCTGACCGCTCTCCGTCGATTACGCGCGAAGCGTCCGAGTCGGTTGCTGCCCGGACACGGTCCGGAAATCACCGACCCGAGCGCGACACTCGAACGACTGATTCGACACCGGCTCGACCGGGAGGCGAAGGTTCGAGAGGCGGTTCGAGACGGGGCGA contains the following coding sequences:
- a CDS encoding radical SAM protein, whose protein sequence is MTDPADLEVTLVDGYVDEPAHFGVPPYISTYPRFTAGAMVDAGVPEEQITYHTIDELREDRQKWADVADADLFVYIGGMTVPGSYVGGTPAEPDEVKELAWTADGATLMGGPIRFGVGEENAGGQEMERKDLDYDFVAKGDVEAAAYDLVDSGLEGFGNRMRDNEELDRWAAKGAFVVEQHPNHPEYLICEMETSRGCAYRCSFCTEPLYGNPAFRTADSVVREVENLYDRGARHFRLGRQADILAFGGDGEAPNPDALRRLYGGIREVAPDLGTLHLDNMNPITIARWPEESRECIRIIAEHNTPGDTAAFGLESADPVVQEENNLNVSADECFEAVKIVNEEAGWRPGEDPADAPTFGDNGTSRVSNDGGSRLPKLLPGINLLHGLMGEREETFAHNKRFLQRVYDEGLMVRRINIRQVMAFDGTEMSSTGSQIAKDHKKLFKKYKQEVREEIDRPMLKRVAPPGTVLENVHLEYHQDGTTFGRQLGTYPLLVGVPGERELGRTIDAAVVDYGYRSVTGVPHPLDVNGASMDELTAIPGLGKSKAGDIIVNRPYDSADEVDDVLAKFACVGGDGSGDVSSAD
- a CDS encoding DUF7559 family protein, which codes for MPATLEVACTSPDCEMDMFELHYTYDMSDDVGVDDFVCPYCQQTDCLEAIEL
- a CDS encoding MBL fold metallo-hydrolase; the protein is MRERVRRVSAPVATRAPTGATNAYLVGDRAALLVDPAARTDELDALVAGATVEHVAVTHTHLDHVGAVADYAAETGATVWARRWREERFERATGVEPDRTFVEGTEIDTDAGAVTIFDTPGHAVDHVAFGVGDGVLCGDLAVAEGSVVVGAPEGDMRAYLTALRRLRAKRPSRLLPGHGPEITDPSATLERLIRHRLDREAKVREAVRDGATTIDDVLAAAYEKDLTGVEDLARATVVAHVEKLTHEGRVAWNDERVRSL
- a CDS encoding formate/nitrite transporter family protein; this encodes MNEPGPENSDQVDSMREAVDRSKSGAPAAGAVVRDRFSSDEVFQRIVAAADEEITSGSRELFFSALAAGFAITITFLLYVSVSAKAGEGSILGALLYPLGFIYIIIGGYQLYTENTLPPVALTLERLASIPALLRHWLIVLAGNFAGGAIGAAVLAWSGVFSPEAATVATHLAEHGLETPWWDLFFKAIFAGLIVAGVVWVVYASRDTISRLIIVYMAFLSVPLGSLFHVVVSFTEMMYLVFGGQLAVLTGLTQFVLPVLLGNTIGGIALVTVVNYFQTSEHRLESARFEGANRQLSIREWALGGLVGRSYVPLINTATAPTLGETNSYRLMVPIANPRTESGLVELACALASQNESATVHLVHIVQTPNQSARGYGIGQRERIAAESEAQLAEARETVADHDVDCETSTVVSHRSFEEIFAIADRTRADLVLMGWGANELWTAARAERPLDELANKLPCDFLILSDRGLDTSRILLPTAGGPDSDLSAEVARKLRSIDGSEISLLHVVDSPSERERGQQFLDEWAAERNLDDTELVVDDSGDIEGAIAREAEDHTLVIVGATERGLLSRLVSGSLNLDILNDIDSSVLLAERPSDRSIFERLFGR
- a CDS encoding DUF7388 family protein, whose amino-acid sequence is MKALTDESVLSHAGIDAVALKPAECDVRRAADLPAATVAIDYEGVDHLPEADVLETLAETAEVRLTTPVRADGFDPLGDDSRVDDLPESVGRVLVAGHAAYLTEDERRRAVAPRLKAARETASDAWVGTEGIERVALAAGGTQYELLSRTTDRDVRALRAAGYDGEIALYAPTVLADDEGEILDAVGGYVARRRPVARALPDGCATDSRAKGRARDVLSKASRDYALVGTPETVRERVAALESLGVDTVVGYPARGIDEFL
- a CDS encoding NAD(P)/FAD-dependent oxidoreductase, giving the protein MRVAVVGGGAVGLTAAYDLVTRNADVTVFERGEYDRDPSSPADGSSARAAGVLYDAYAEDIDAGIGDRALERFREFSGEDGFEFRECPYVIAVREGDETAAEAMAASVDRMRVHGRAVSTVSPEELGDRFPLLTDDLLAAAVAENAGWTDPASYVAAMAAKARREGVAFETGRPVGVSVDPPGVAVDEGATKRFDAVLVAAGAHTKRVFAEASVSVPLKPYRVQALTGRRTYDGPMVYDATAGVYLRPHPTGLLAGDGTVPLEADPDRWKRDADDWFVDDIRAALDERVGYDPDVERAWAGLCTATPDGDPLLGELGSGVFVAAGWQGHGFMRAPATGEVIARQILGETAGIAPFDPARFSGDEEFEIRDGMALD
- a CDS encoding NUDIX hydrolase; translation: MDFRGVARHEPTAIEGATRQAAVVAPVLLRDGDPHVLFTKRADHLGEHPGQMSFPGGGREPSDADLEATALREAREEIGLRPDEVDLVGRLDDIETSTDYSVRPFVGRVPDREYTPDEREVAEIVTLSVADLTDLDNYESEHREHPTYGPVRIHFFYVDGYTVWGATGRMVVQLLELTTDWRAPAEPDRVVDPDADYPV
- a CDS encoding DUF7109 family protein; amino-acid sequence: MSRTYDDLAGVVDLFGALTHAELESALDELAYKQGSETDGEALAAAVDAAIEEYYLVEYVAGADDRTVETSDGDQRSDDETFVTVGPAAFPSLPQNAEDLPHILDVPRREVDRRALGEQVRDRLAAEVDAAIDDGDEERLAQLYDVTYDLDAWAPVETAAIRERFDAVLQD
- a CDS encoding glycosyl transferase family 2 → MEYVQERIATLHDLTDPEPDAPTDRAAVVLPMTEREYAGLAAERVLSELERVDPARVVVPLHASAERIGPFADWLSEYDLPLAVLWCDGPRLTSRLADEGLNGRRGKGRDVWLALGQALSEEFVVVHDADTKTYSRSYVARLLFPLAQGYEFSKGYYARVENDRLYGRLFRLFYAPLVAALAEETDAPILDYLSAFRYALAGEFAATSDVARRLRVQRTWGLEVGTLGGAFSLTGFDGSAQVDLGAYEHDHRAVGGPTGLSEMSRSVGAALLRAVEDHGVAPTYETLPERYAETARRFVRQYAVDAAFNGLDYDRSDEYEQVERYTEAVAVPDDDDRLPAWVDAPISASTVAELAEADLREATDGAAAERGVGR